The proteins below come from a single Denticeps clupeoides chromosome 15, fDenClu1.1, whole genome shotgun sequence genomic window:
- the mkln1 gene encoding muskelin isoform X2: MAESAESRALSYTVYKWSSYSSTYLPENILVDKPNDQSSRWSSESNYPPQFLILKLERPAIVQNITYGKYEKTHVCNLKKFKVFGGMSEENMTELLSSGLKNDFNKETFTLKHKIDEQMFPCRFIKIVPLMSWGPSFNFSIWYIELHGVEDPDVVQPCLNWYSKYREQEAIRLCLKHFRQHNYTEAFESLQKKTRIALEHPMLTHLHERLVLNGDFDACEELIDKAVRDGLFNQYISQQEYKPRWSQIIPKCNKGDGDDSRPGMRGGHQMVIDIQTETVYLFGGWDGTQDLADFWTYSVQDNQWSCLSRDTEKEGGPSARSCHKMCVDSQRRQIYTLGRYLDSSVRNSKSLKSDFYRYDIDADIWTLLSEDTSADGGPKLVFDHQMCMDSEKHMIYTFGGRILTCNGSVDDSRSSEPQFSGLFAFHCGGGAWTLLRDDSCNAGPEDIQSRIGHCMLFHTRNRCLYVFGGQRSKTYLNDFFSYDVDSDHVEIISDGTKKDSGMVPMTGFTQRATIDPELNEIHVLSGLSKDKDKREENVRNSFWIYDIARNNWSCVYKNDQAVKETPSKTLQEEEPCPRFAHQLVYDELHKVHYLFGGNPGKSCSPKMRLDDFWSLKLCRPSKEYLLRHCRYLIRKYRFEEKAQTEPLSALKYLQNDLSLTVDHTDPDETKEFQLLPSALFKSNSDFIPLGFSGVDQTYAQRTQLFNTLVNFFPDSMAPPKGNLVDLITL; encoded by the exons ATGGCGGAGTCTGCTGAGAGCAGAGCGCTTTCCTACACTGTGTACAAATGGAGCTCGTACTCCTCTACGTATCTGCCGGA GAACATTTTAGTAGACAAACCCAACGACCAGTCCTCCAGGTGGTCTTCAGAAAGCAACTATCCTCCACAG TTCCTCATTCTGAAGCTGGAGAGACCGGCCATCGTTCAGAACATCACTTATGGCAAATATGAGAAGACGCATGTGTGCAACCTGAAAAAGTTTAAGGTGTTTGGTGGAATGAGTGAGGAGAACATGACTGAGCTCCTGTCTag tGGCCTTAAGAACGACTTCAACAAGGAAACATTTACACTTAAGCATAAAATCGATGAGCAGATGTTCCCCTGCAGATTCATTAAAATTG tgccTCTGATGTCATGGGGACCCAGTTTTAACTTCAGCATCTGGTACATTGAACTGCATGGCGTTGAAGATCCAGATGTGGTTCAGCCCTGCCTTAACTGGTACAGTAAG TACCGTGAACAGGAAGCTATTCGGCTGTGTCTGAAGCACTTTCGCCAGCACAACTACACTGAGGCTTTTGAGTCACTGCAGAAGAAGACGCGGATTGCGCTGGAGCACCCCATGCTTACACACCTCCATGAGCGTCTTGTGCTGAACGGAGACTTTGACGCCTGTGAGGAGCTCATCGACAAAGCTGTGAGAG ATGGGTTGTTTAACCAGTACATCAGCCAGCAGGAATACAAACCACGCTGGAGCCAGATCATCCCCAAATGTAACAAAG GTGATGGGGATGACAGCAGACcagggatgagaggagggcatCAGATGGTGATTGACATCCAGACAG AAACTGTGTACCTCTTTGGTGGCTGGGATGGAACACAGGACTTGGCAGATTTCTGGACGTACAGTGTGCAGGATAACCAGTGGTCCTGTCTGTCACGAGACACCGAGAAAGAG GGTGGGCCAAGTGCACGCTCATGTCACAAAATGTGTGTGGACTCTCAGCGCCGGCAGATCTACACGCTGGGACGTTACCTGGACTCGTCTGTCCGCAATAGCAAGTCCCTGAAGAGTGATTTCTATCGCTATGACATTGATGCCGACATTTGGACCTTGCTTAGTGAAGACACTTCTGCTGATGGGGGACCCAAACTTGTATTTGACCACCAG ATGTGTATGGACTCAGAGAAGCACATGATCTACACGTTTGGTGGGCGTATCCTGACATGTAACGGAAGTGTGGATGACAGCCGCTCTTCTGAACCTCAGTTCAGTGGGCTGTTTGCTTTCCACTGCGGTGGCGGGGCGTGGACGCTGCTCAGAGACGACTCTTGCAATGCTGGTCCTGAGGACATCCAGTCTCGCATTGGTCACTGCATGCTGTTCCACACG AGGAATCGGTGCCTGTACGTCtttggaggtcaaaggtcaaagacATACCTTAATGACTTCTTTAGCTATGATGTGGACTCTGACCATGTAGAGATAATCTCAGATGGTACCAAAAAGGACTCTGGCATGG tTCCTATGACCGGCTTTACTCAGCGAGCGACCATTGATCCAGAGCTGAATGAAATCCATGTTCTATCAGGTCTCAGTAAAGACAAAGACAAGCGTGAGGAAAATGTCCGCAACTCTTTCTGGATCTACGACATTGCACGTAACAACTG GTCGTGTGTGTATAAGAACGATCAGGCGGTGAAGGAGACTCCAAGTAAGACACTACAGGAGGAGGAGCCATGTCCCCGATTTGCTCATCAGCTTGTATATGATGAGTTGCACAAG GTGCATTACCTGTTTGGTGGAAACCCAGGGAAGTCCTGCTCTCCTAAAATGCGTCTGGATGACTTCTGGTCCCTAAAACTGTGTCGTCCCTCTAAAGAGTATCTGCTGCGCCACTGCCGCTACCTCATCAGGAAGTACAG GTTTGAGGAGAAGGCACAGACAGAGCCACTGAGTGCGCTGAAGTACCTGCAGAATGACCTCTCTCTGACTGTTGACCACACAGACCCTGACGAGACTAAAGAG tTCCAGTTGCTTCCTTCAGCACTATTCAAGTCCAACTCAGACTTCATTCCTCTGG GATTCTCCGGTGTAGACCAGACGTATGCTCAGCGCACACAGCTCTTCAATACGCTCGTCAACTTCTTCCCCGACAGCATGGCCCCACCTAAAGGCAACCTGGTGGACCTCATCACGCTGTAG
- the podxl gene encoding podocalyxin isoform X1 — translation MRPSSLVPLLGFLLQMAETSEVTNATTSSVNATTPIGSSAATTRPGTSSISVPSITTATKSSSFTTSAAPTTLQMTSKTTLAPTTTDVSILTFSKSTEAPTETKPSATPASIVTSPHTETWSTATTPAPTATAKEASSTLPSPGTTHTRANTPEITAGGSTISAKVETHKTSQTPDTGTLSTAPTEQPTTTPQPSVSVTTKDTIEICFNHEGIEVEGVLVTQLCKILKTMNQTAVCYLPSNTAGSSSRVLTHGEVDRGVVKKLYNELNDVSGSQSPYNTTLIAILLPCVALLLIIIGFALYAYCHGRSYKKNQQQLTEELQTVENGYHDNPTLEVMEGLQEEKKVFNEFNDSWIVPYDSLPDEEDTHL, via the exons ATGCGGCCCAGCTCCCTCGTCCCGCTGCTGG gttttttaCTCCAGATGGCCGAGACTTCAGAAGTCACCAATGCTACTACCAGCTCTGTTAATGCAACTACGCCTATAGGATCCAGTGCTGCCACGACCAGACCGGGGACATCATCTATCAGTGTTCCCTCCATTACCACAGCAACCAAAAGTTCCTCATTTACAACATCAGCAGCTCCTACAACTCTCCAAATGACCTCCAAGACGACCCTAGCCCCTACAACAACTGATGTCAGCATTCTTACCTTCAGTAAAAGTACAGAAGCTCCTACAGAGACAAAACCCTCTGCAACACCAGCCTCCATCGTCACCAGTCCCCATACAGAGACATGGAGCACCGCCACCACCCCTGCCCCTACTGCCACTGCCAAAGAAGCCAGCAGCACACTGCCATCTCCAG gaaccacacacacaagagccAACACTCCTGAAATCACAG CAGGTGGATCCACAATATCAGCAAAAGTGGAGACACACAAGACCTCCCAGACCCCAGACACTGGAACCTTGAGCACGGCCCCAACGGAGCAGCCCACAACAACCCCACAACCTTCTGTGTCTGTGACGACTAAAGACACGATT GAAATTTGTTTTAACCATGAAGGCATTGAGGTCGAG GGTGTGCTGGTAACTCAGCTCTGTAAAATTCTGAAGACCATGAACCAAACTGCAGTATGTTACCTGCCAAGCAACACAGCAGGCAGCTCGAGTAGAGTGCTGACCCACGGagaag TTGACCGAGGCGTGGTGAAGAAGCTCTACAACGAGCTCAATGATGTCAGTGGCTCGcag tcaCCTTATAACACCACCCTCATTGCAATCCTGTTGCCATGTGTCGcactcctcctcatcatcattgGTTTTGCTCTCTATGCATACTGCCATGGCAGGAGCTACAAAAAGaaccag CAGCAGCTGACTGAGGAGCTGCAGACAGTGGAGAATGGTTACCATGACAACCCCACACTAGAGGTGATGGAGGGCCtacaggaggagaagaaggtcTTCAATGAGTTTAATGACAGCTGGATTGTCCCGTATGACAGCCTCCCGGATGAGGAGGACACACACTTGTAG
- the podxl gene encoding podocalyxin isoform X3, producing the protein MRPSSLVPLLGFLLQMAETSEVTNATTSSVNATTPIGSSAATTRPGTSSISVPSITTATKSSSFTTSAAPTTLQMTSKTTLAPTTTDVSILTFSKSTEAPTETKPSATPASIVTSPHTETWSTATTPAPTATAKEASSTLPSPGTTHTRANTPEITAGGSTISAKVETHKTSQTPDTGTLSTAPTEQPTTTPQPSVSVTTKDTIEICFNHEGIEVEGVLVTQLCKILKTMNQTAVCYLPSNTAGSSSRVLTHGEVDRGVVKKLYNELNDVSGSQSPYNTTLIAILLPCVALLLIIIGFALYAYCHGRSYKKNQQLTEELQTVENGYHDNPTLEVMEGLQEEKKVFNEFNDSWIVPYDSLPDEEDTHL; encoded by the exons ATGCGGCCCAGCTCCCTCGTCCCGCTGCTGG gttttttaCTCCAGATGGCCGAGACTTCAGAAGTCACCAATGCTACTACCAGCTCTGTTAATGCAACTACGCCTATAGGATCCAGTGCTGCCACGACCAGACCGGGGACATCATCTATCAGTGTTCCCTCCATTACCACAGCAACCAAAAGTTCCTCATTTACAACATCAGCAGCTCCTACAACTCTCCAAATGACCTCCAAGACGACCCTAGCCCCTACAACAACTGATGTCAGCATTCTTACCTTCAGTAAAAGTACAGAAGCTCCTACAGAGACAAAACCCTCTGCAACACCAGCCTCCATCGTCACCAGTCCCCATACAGAGACATGGAGCACCGCCACCACCCCTGCCCCTACTGCCACTGCCAAAGAAGCCAGCAGCACACTGCCATCTCCAG gaaccacacacacaagagccAACACTCCTGAAATCACAG CAGGTGGATCCACAATATCAGCAAAAGTGGAGACACACAAGACCTCCCAGACCCCAGACACTGGAACCTTGAGCACGGCCCCAACGGAGCAGCCCACAACAACCCCACAACCTTCTGTGTCTGTGACGACTAAAGACACGATT GAAATTTGTTTTAACCATGAAGGCATTGAGGTCGAG GGTGTGCTGGTAACTCAGCTCTGTAAAATTCTGAAGACCATGAACCAAACTGCAGTATGTTACCTGCCAAGCAACACAGCAGGCAGCTCGAGTAGAGTGCTGACCCACGGagaag TTGACCGAGGCGTGGTGAAGAAGCTCTACAACGAGCTCAATGATGTCAGTGGCTCGcag tcaCCTTATAACACCACCCTCATTGCAATCCTGTTGCCATGTGTCGcactcctcctcatcatcattgGTTTTGCTCTCTATGCATACTGCCATGGCAGGAGCTACAAAAAGaaccag CAGCTGACTGAGGAGCTGCAGACAGTGGAGAATGGTTACCATGACAACCCCACACTAGAGGTGATGGAGGGCCtacaggaggagaagaaggtcTTCAATGAGTTTAATGACAGCTGGATTGTCCCGTATGACAGCCTCCCGGATGAGGAGGACACACACTTGTAG
- the podxl gene encoding podocalyxin isoform X2, whose product MRPSSLVPLLGFLLQMAETSEVTNATTSSVNATTPIGSSAATTRPGTSSISVPSITTATKSSSFTTSAAPTTLQMTSKTTLAPTTTDVSILTFSKSTEAPTETKPSATPASIVTSPHTETWSTATTPAPTATAKEASSTLPSPGTTHTRANTPEITGGSTISAKVETHKTSQTPDTGTLSTAPTEQPTTTPQPSVSVTTKDTIEICFNHEGIEVEGVLVTQLCKILKTMNQTAVCYLPSNTAGSSSRVLTHGEVDRGVVKKLYNELNDVSGSQSPYNTTLIAILLPCVALLLIIIGFALYAYCHGRSYKKNQQQLTEELQTVENGYHDNPTLEVMEGLQEEKKVFNEFNDSWIVPYDSLPDEEDTHL is encoded by the exons ATGCGGCCCAGCTCCCTCGTCCCGCTGCTGG gttttttaCTCCAGATGGCCGAGACTTCAGAAGTCACCAATGCTACTACCAGCTCTGTTAATGCAACTACGCCTATAGGATCCAGTGCTGCCACGACCAGACCGGGGACATCATCTATCAGTGTTCCCTCCATTACCACAGCAACCAAAAGTTCCTCATTTACAACATCAGCAGCTCCTACAACTCTCCAAATGACCTCCAAGACGACCCTAGCCCCTACAACAACTGATGTCAGCATTCTTACCTTCAGTAAAAGTACAGAAGCTCCTACAGAGACAAAACCCTCTGCAACACCAGCCTCCATCGTCACCAGTCCCCATACAGAGACATGGAGCACCGCCACCACCCCTGCCCCTACTGCCACTGCCAAAGAAGCCAGCAGCACACTGCCATCTCCAG gaaccacacacacaagagccAACACTCCTGAAATCACAG GTGGATCCACAATATCAGCAAAAGTGGAGACACACAAGACCTCCCAGACCCCAGACACTGGAACCTTGAGCACGGCCCCAACGGAGCAGCCCACAACAACCCCACAACCTTCTGTGTCTGTGACGACTAAAGACACGATT GAAATTTGTTTTAACCATGAAGGCATTGAGGTCGAG GGTGTGCTGGTAACTCAGCTCTGTAAAATTCTGAAGACCATGAACCAAACTGCAGTATGTTACCTGCCAAGCAACACAGCAGGCAGCTCGAGTAGAGTGCTGACCCACGGagaag TTGACCGAGGCGTGGTGAAGAAGCTCTACAACGAGCTCAATGATGTCAGTGGCTCGcag tcaCCTTATAACACCACCCTCATTGCAATCCTGTTGCCATGTGTCGcactcctcctcatcatcattgGTTTTGCTCTCTATGCATACTGCCATGGCAGGAGCTACAAAAAGaaccag CAGCAGCTGACTGAGGAGCTGCAGACAGTGGAGAATGGTTACCATGACAACCCCACACTAGAGGTGATGGAGGGCCtacaggaggagaagaaggtcTTCAATGAGTTTAATGACAGCTGGATTGTCCCGTATGACAGCCTCCCGGATGAGGAGGACACACACTTGTAG
- the mkln1 gene encoding muskelin isoform X1: protein MAESAESRALSYTVYKWSSYSSTYLPENILVDKPNDQSSRWSSESNYPPQFLILKLERPAIVQNITYGKYEKTHVCNLKKFKVFGGMSEENMTELLSSGLKNDFNKETFTLKHKIDEQMFPCRFIKIVPLMSWGPSFNFSIWYIELHGVEDPDVVQPCLNWYSKYREQEAIRLCLKHFRQHNYTEAFESLQKKTRIALEHPMLTHLHERLVLNGDFDACEELIDKAVRDGLFNQYISQQEYKPRWSQIIPKCNKGDGDDSRPGMRGGHQMVIDIQTETVYLFGGWDGTQDLADFWTYSVQDNQWSCLSRDTEKEGGPSARSCHKMCVDSQRRQIYTLGRYLDSSVRNSKSLKSDFYRYDIDADIWTLLSEDTSADGGPKLVFDHQMCMDSEKHMIYTFGGRILTCNGSVDDSRSSEPQFSGLFAFHCGGGAWTLLRDDSCNAGPEDIQSRIGHCMLFHTRNRCLYVFGGQRSKTYLNDFFSYDVDSDHVEIISDGTKKDSGMVPMTGFTQRATIDPELNEIHVLSGLSKDKDKREENVRNSFWIYDIARNNWSCVYKNDQAVKETPSKTLQEEEPCPRFAHQLVYDELHKVHYLFGGNPGKSCSPKMRLDDFWSLKLCRPSKEYLLRHCRYLIRKYRFEEKAQTEPLSALKYLQNDLSLTVDHTDPDETKEVCGPLPSDMSSTFNLMLLCCVCLCVFLQFQLLPSALFKSNSDFIPLGFSGVDQTYAQRTQLFNTLVNFFPDSMAPPKGNLVDLITL from the exons ATGGCGGAGTCTGCTGAGAGCAGAGCGCTTTCCTACACTGTGTACAAATGGAGCTCGTACTCCTCTACGTATCTGCCGGA GAACATTTTAGTAGACAAACCCAACGACCAGTCCTCCAGGTGGTCTTCAGAAAGCAACTATCCTCCACAG TTCCTCATTCTGAAGCTGGAGAGACCGGCCATCGTTCAGAACATCACTTATGGCAAATATGAGAAGACGCATGTGTGCAACCTGAAAAAGTTTAAGGTGTTTGGTGGAATGAGTGAGGAGAACATGACTGAGCTCCTGTCTag tGGCCTTAAGAACGACTTCAACAAGGAAACATTTACACTTAAGCATAAAATCGATGAGCAGATGTTCCCCTGCAGATTCATTAAAATTG tgccTCTGATGTCATGGGGACCCAGTTTTAACTTCAGCATCTGGTACATTGAACTGCATGGCGTTGAAGATCCAGATGTGGTTCAGCCCTGCCTTAACTGGTACAGTAAG TACCGTGAACAGGAAGCTATTCGGCTGTGTCTGAAGCACTTTCGCCAGCACAACTACACTGAGGCTTTTGAGTCACTGCAGAAGAAGACGCGGATTGCGCTGGAGCACCCCATGCTTACACACCTCCATGAGCGTCTTGTGCTGAACGGAGACTTTGACGCCTGTGAGGAGCTCATCGACAAAGCTGTGAGAG ATGGGTTGTTTAACCAGTACATCAGCCAGCAGGAATACAAACCACGCTGGAGCCAGATCATCCCCAAATGTAACAAAG GTGATGGGGATGACAGCAGACcagggatgagaggagggcatCAGATGGTGATTGACATCCAGACAG AAACTGTGTACCTCTTTGGTGGCTGGGATGGAACACAGGACTTGGCAGATTTCTGGACGTACAGTGTGCAGGATAACCAGTGGTCCTGTCTGTCACGAGACACCGAGAAAGAG GGTGGGCCAAGTGCACGCTCATGTCACAAAATGTGTGTGGACTCTCAGCGCCGGCAGATCTACACGCTGGGACGTTACCTGGACTCGTCTGTCCGCAATAGCAAGTCCCTGAAGAGTGATTTCTATCGCTATGACATTGATGCCGACATTTGGACCTTGCTTAGTGAAGACACTTCTGCTGATGGGGGACCCAAACTTGTATTTGACCACCAG ATGTGTATGGACTCAGAGAAGCACATGATCTACACGTTTGGTGGGCGTATCCTGACATGTAACGGAAGTGTGGATGACAGCCGCTCTTCTGAACCTCAGTTCAGTGGGCTGTTTGCTTTCCACTGCGGTGGCGGGGCGTGGACGCTGCTCAGAGACGACTCTTGCAATGCTGGTCCTGAGGACATCCAGTCTCGCATTGGTCACTGCATGCTGTTCCACACG AGGAATCGGTGCCTGTACGTCtttggaggtcaaaggtcaaagacATACCTTAATGACTTCTTTAGCTATGATGTGGACTCTGACCATGTAGAGATAATCTCAGATGGTACCAAAAAGGACTCTGGCATGG tTCCTATGACCGGCTTTACTCAGCGAGCGACCATTGATCCAGAGCTGAATGAAATCCATGTTCTATCAGGTCTCAGTAAAGACAAAGACAAGCGTGAGGAAAATGTCCGCAACTCTTTCTGGATCTACGACATTGCACGTAACAACTG GTCGTGTGTGTATAAGAACGATCAGGCGGTGAAGGAGACTCCAAGTAAGACACTACAGGAGGAGGAGCCATGTCCCCGATTTGCTCATCAGCTTGTATATGATGAGTTGCACAAG GTGCATTACCTGTTTGGTGGAAACCCAGGGAAGTCCTGCTCTCCTAAAATGCGTCTGGATGACTTCTGGTCCCTAAAACTGTGTCGTCCCTCTAAAGAGTATCTGCTGCGCCACTGCCGCTACCTCATCAGGAAGTACAG GTTTGAGGAGAAGGCACAGACAGAGCCACTGAGTGCGCTGAAGTACCTGCAGAATGACCTCTCTCTGACTGTTGACCACACAGACCCTGACGAGACTAAAGAGGTTTGTGGGCCCCTCCCCTCAGACATGTCCAGCACCTTTAACTTGATGctactgtgctgtgtgtgtttgtgtgtttttttacagtTCCAGTTGCTTCCTTCAGCACTATTCAAGTCCAACTCAGACTTCATTCCTCTGG GATTCTCCGGTGTAGACCAGACGTATGCTCAGCGCACACAGCTCTTCAATACGCTCGTCAACTTCTTCCCCGACAGCATGGCCCCACCTAAAGGCAACCTGGTGGACCTCATCACGCTGTAG